GTTCAGGGCTATACATTAGAAGTGTAAACAAGGAGAAATGGGGAAAAGGGAGAATTGGAGAAATGGCTCAAACTTTTTCTTGCTCCACCCTTCGGACATCAATCCTGGAGTCTGCGAAATTTACCAGACCCTAACTCTTTATGGACATTAATACAGGCATTAATAATCCTATCAGTTAACTCTTCTTTTCTCCACTTCTCCATCTTCTCCCTTTCTCCTTATTTTTTATATCCTACCTGAACTCTTACAAAAGATTGAAGTAGTTCGTGGACCTACTTCCGCTCTCTATGATGCCAATGCCGTAGGTGGTCAACATCATAACTAAAAGCCCTCCAGATCTGTGGCTGAATAGTTACCATAATTTTTTACTTGATAAATTTTTTACTTTGTGTTATAATTTTTAAAATCGTAACATAGGGAGGTGTTTTTTAAAATGAAAAAAGGTTTTTGGATGGGATTAGGAATGAGTTTGTGTCTGGCAGGAACAGGATTTGCTCAACAACAGGGGACAGAAGCGACGGTGGTGGAATTAGAGGATGTTGTGGTAACGGCAACAAAAGTAGAAAAAGGAATTGGTGATGTGCCGGTGAGTGCCTCGGTGATAACAAAGGAAGAGATGGAACAAAAGGCAAGGATAACATTTGTGGATGAGGCATTGAAATATGAGGCAGGGGTGACACAGCGCCGCAAGAAATTTGCGGATACGATGAGTAGCGGGGCACTGCGCGGGTTTAGCGGTAATCAGCGGACACTGGTGTTGCTTGATGGCATGCCACTAAATGATAGTTATACCGGTGGGACATATCTGGCTAACTTACCGATTGGGAATGTTTAAGGGGGAAGAGGCATGAGGAGTGATGTTTTCTTTACTTTCTACTTTCTACTCTCTACTTTCTACTTCCTATTTTCAGGAGAGAAATGATTAAGACAGAAGGGTTGACCAAACATTTTGGCAAGATAAAGGCGGTGGATGACCTTAATCTGCATATCAAAAAAGGTGAGATATTTGCCTTGCTTGGACCAAATGGGGCAGGCAAAACTACTACAGTGCGGATGCTTAATACCTTGGCACTGCCGACCTCTGGTAGGGCAGAGATTGATGGACTGGATGTCGTCTCATCTGCAGATAAGGTGAAACGCATCATTGGTGTCTGCCCACAGGAAATAAACCTTGATCGGGAACTTACCGCTTATGAAAATCTTCATATCCATGGACTCCTTCATCGAATGGAGGCAATCCCTCAGAGGATAGATGAGTTGCTTGCCTGGTGCGGCCTGGCTGAGCGGGCAAACCATTTACTAAAGACATTCTCCGGCGGTATGCAAAGAAGATTGCTTGTTACCAGGGCTATTATGCATCGGCCAAAGGTGCTGTTCCTGGACGAGCCTACGGTTGGACTTGACCCCCAGGTCAGACGCCAGATATGGGACCTCATTCGCGAGATGAACCGGCAAGGGGTAACAATTTTACTTACCACCCATTACATTGAGGAAGCAGAACTGCTCTGTCACCGGGTAGGTATCCTTAATCATGGTAAATTGATTGCCCTGGACTCTCCTGAAGAACTAAAAGCCAAAGTGGGGCATTTTGTGGTGGAATCCCTTGATGATGGCATAACTAATTATAGGTTGTTTGATAAACAGGAAGAAGCTTATAAATTTGCTGAACAAAAGGCTGATGATGTAGTCATCCGTGAGTCAAACTTAGAGGATGTGTTTATTAAGCTTACGGGTGAGAGGATTAATTAACCCAAACACCTTTTAAGTCGTTTAAGGGCTGTTTTATAAACCTCAAGGTCTCTTCGGAATCCAATAGCAATTACTTCCACCAGAACCTTGTGTTTAAATATCTGGTAAACTATCCGATATTGCCCAACAGGGAGTTTGTATAACCCTTTCAGGGACTTTCGCAGAGGTTTGCCAAACTTATCTGGAGCAGTCGTAAGTTTGTAATTAATTTCTTTCAATATGCGACGCTGATCCTCCTTTGAGATATACTTGAAGTCTTCTTCAAGAACAAGGGTGTCAATTTCAACCTGATACATTTAACCAACCCTTTTTATGGCTTCTTCAAGAGGAATAGTTTTTCTATCCTTGCGGTTTAGCCTCTGTTGAGCAAGACTTTCAAAGGATAAATCTTCAAGTTCTTCGATTAGCTCGGTCATTTGCTGATAGCGATTGTAGTCCAGGATAGCCATGATAGGCCTATTTCTCTTAGTGAGTACAACATTCTTTTCTTTGGCAACATTTAAGATTTGGTTGAAATGTGTCCTTAATTCAGAGACACCAACTAAGGTAGTTTCTTCTTTTATAGTAAACATAATCTAACCTCCTGATGATACACTTTATTGATTATTAAATTGTACAATGAATTGCTAAAATTGTCAAGGGGATTTTTGATGAATTTCTACCCTATATTTTTGCAAGAGATGCTTATTTTTAAGCGGCGGCTATTGCGTATCGGCTACCTCTTTTCAACTATGGTTACACCACTTTTGTATTTAGTTGCCTTTGGTCTGGGATTGGGGCGGGGAATGAGTATTGATGGTGTTTCTTATCTTATGTTTGTGGTGCCCGGTATTTGCGCAATGAGTTCTATGACCAATTCTTATACCTGGATTGCTACCTCTATTTCTGTAGGCAGACTACATTTTAAGACCTTTGATGAATATCAGGTAAGTCCGATAACCGCAGCCGATATAATGCTGGGAGAGATATTATCCGGGGTAGTGCGTGGACTTTTTGCCTCAAGTTTAATCCTGGTATTTGGTGCTATCTTTGGGGCAAGTTTTCCACTAAACCCTGTGTTTTTCATCGTCTGGTTATTAAACTGTTTTATCTTTGCTTGCTTAGGGGTTATCTCTGGATTCTTAGCAAAATCGCATGAGGATACAGCTACCTTTTCCAACTTCTTTATTATGCCGATGGCTTTCTTTTGTGGGACATTCTTCCCCATAGATACACTCCCTACATTTATCAAATGGATTCTTTATCTCCTGCCACTAACCCATGCCAGCAAAGCATTAAGAGCCAGCTTCCTTGGGCAACCCATAGAATTAATCTCTATTGGCATTATGTTAGTTATCTTTATCATTTCCTTTTATTGGGGAGTAATAACTATCAGGAGGGCAAACAGATGAGAATATTTCTCTACGCATTCTTATTTTTAGGGTTTGGGTGTTTTAATAGTTGGGCAGAGCAGATTATTGGCTTTGATGACTTTGGCAAAAAGATAGTCTTGCAAAAACCACCTGAGCGGATTGCGGTTATTAGTGCAACTCCATTAGCCGCTATATTTGAACTTGGGGGAGGGAATAGAATCATTGCTGTTCCGAATAAAATTGATTTTTTTTATCCTGAAGTATGCCGAAGGTATCCGTCCTTGTTAGAAAAACCACATATA
This genomic window from bacterium contains:
- a CDS encoding TonB-dependent receptor plug domain-containing protein, producing the protein MLPELLQKIEVVRGPTSALYDANAVGGQHHN
- a CDS encoding TonB-dependent receptor plug domain-containing protein, with the translated sequence MKKGFWMGLGMSLCLAGTGFAQQQGTEATVVELEDVVVTATKVEKGIGDVPVSASVITKEEMEQKARITFVDEALKYEAGVTQRRKKFADTMSSGALRGFSGNQRTLVLLDGMPLNDSYTGGTYLANLPIGNV
- a CDS encoding ATP-binding cassette domain-containing protein — protein: MIKTEGLTKHFGKIKAVDDLNLHIKKGEIFALLGPNGAGKTTTVRMLNTLALPTSGRAEIDGLDVVSSADKVKRIIGVCPQEINLDRELTAYENLHIHGLLHRMEAIPQRIDELLAWCGLAERANHLLKTFSGGMQRRLLVTRAIMHRPKVLFLDEPTVGLDPQVRRQIWDLIREMNRQGVTILLTTHYIEEAELLCHRVGILNHGKLIALDSPEELKAKVGHFVVESLDDGITNYRLFDKQEEAYKFAEQKADDVVIRESNLEDVFIKLTGERIN
- a CDS encoding type II toxin-antitoxin system RelE/ParE family toxin; protein product: MYQVEIDTLVLEEDFKYISKEDQRRILKEINYKLTTAPDKFGKPLRKSLKGLYKLPVGQYRIVYQIFKHKVLVEVIAIGFRRDLEVYKTALKRLKRCLG
- a CDS encoding type II toxin-antitoxin system Phd/YefM family antitoxin, translating into MFTIKEETTLVGVSELRTHFNQILNVAKEKNVVLTKRNRPIMAILDYNRYQQMTELIEELEDLSFESLAQQRLNRKDRKTIPLEEAIKRVG
- a CDS encoding ABC transporter permease; protein product: MNFYPIFLQEMLIFKRRLLRIGYLFSTMVTPLLYLVAFGLGLGRGMSIDGVSYLMFVVPGICAMSSMTNSYTWIATSISVGRLHFKTFDEYQVSPITAADIMLGEILSGVVRGLFASSLILVFGAIFGASFPLNPVFFIVWLLNCFIFACLGVISGFLAKSHEDTATFSNFFIMPMAFFCGTFFPIDTLPTFIKWILYLLPLTHASKALRASFLGQPIELISIGIMLVIFIISFYWGVITIRRANR